A window of the Plasmodium falciparum 3D7 genome assembly, chromosome: 3 genome harbors these coding sequences:
- a CDS encoding CCR4 domain-containing protein 4, putative — MKCQIFYKCLFVVVIFLSEYNTIMLSTRRNNHNTIKYIFNDKLNFHEKEKKSYTFPYINVIKKKRKKTQSCIFSSPIKINFNNFVYKSRRNISSSFHNLYNTNQIDTNINNINKKRFSDPLHFFIHSHISQRINNNNNNNNNKYNIYNYHFSPYYYKKKNHFVTQLKAENTYFIKELVTKHKTASQSNLDNNLILNEKKMEINIITNKEEQEEEQEGGKKKKNEEQNSKISHNINIYDVKEDNKSKELKEQQNDIKNMNIDSIMKTKNNDSNTIYYDSHRNSNILTLEELIKTKKITNIFIINNSTENEELNIELYFDHKELKLLRKKEETLNSLKNRLTLNLLKLEKKKLKRKRQHGEVKEQNGKDKTLIKEEKSGELINNIIDNINENKCQLLTKEEEKTSIHFLDIDNNIIDENNILSNIMDTLKYIVINGMKIEIFKNLYELKQIYISMDVFHNYPIIPCNMPMNNLSKYIYYWIDSNDKNVIKSLDLFYVPNKEDVNKKLQLVIYDKENPFHFYVTDDLYVNENKFNNEMMIKNNRYSDFNNDDRKNNSCEKNVIRILSYNILAPIYTNTKYALEHMFKNIDPCYLKTNYRSHLLIHDINNNYDIISLQEVSEYLHSHLFCTFLNENYFSNYKPKNNFGNDGCSLFVNKKKFTLIEYKNYEFNQVIKTDEFKSIYETFLNLSKELDDIIKEIKTVFQIGIYMHKNTNSIFLISNTHFYFHSLAQHIRALQSYTILHILQTLKKKYQLTYPEKEVYIILNGDFNTNFDSEVFHFIQGKDISPTSDIWFNAQLFKKEFDDLDKYPNLFELEKNKNNNEQSIIGPHLDRKKFMPLYSAYTKQDIQFTNWNNNFIDVLDYIFLSTNIKVRKVLKGIDKECFQKYKGALSPINPSDHISIAAEVEL; from the coding sequence atgaAATGTCAGATTTTCTACAAGTGTCTCTTTGTTGTAGTTATATTTTTGAGtgaatataatacaattatGCTTAGTACCAGAAGAAATAACCATAATAccataaaatacatatttaatgATAAACTCAATTTccatgaaaaagaaaaaaaaagttatacatttccatatataaatgttataaaaaagaaaaggaagaaaACACAATCATGTATTTTTTCCTCTcctataaaaattaattttaataacttTGTTTATAAATCAAGAAGAAACATATCTTCAtcttttcataatttatataatacaaatcaAATTGAtactaatataaataatattaataaaaagagaTTCTCTGATCCGTTGCACTTTTTTATACATTCACATATATCCCAACgaataaataacaataataataataataataataaatacaatatttataattatcatttttctccttattattataagaagAAGAATCATTTTGTTACCCAGCTTAAAGCAGAAAAcacttattttattaaagaaCTTGTAACCAAACATAAAACGGCTAGCCAAAGTAACcttgataataatttaatattaaacgagaaaaaaatggaaataaatattataacaaataaagaagaacaaGAAGAAGAACAAGAaggaggaaaaaaaaaaaaaaacgaggAACAGAATTCCAAAATATCACATAACATCAACATTTATGATGTAAAGgaagataataaaagtaaagaattaaaagaacaacaaaatgatataaaaaatatgaatattgaTTCAATaatgaaaacaaaaaataatgatagcaatacaatatattatgacTCTCATAGGAATTCAAATATTCTTACTCTTGAAGagttaataaaaacaaaaaaaataacaaatatttttattattaataatagcacagaaaatgaagaattaaatattgaattatattttgatcACAAGGAATTAAAgcttttaagaaaaaaagaggAAACACTCAATTCTTTGAAAAATAGGTTgacattaaatttattaaaattggaaaaaaaaaaactaaaaagaaaaagacaACATGGTGAAGTTAAAGAGCAAAATGGAAAAGATAAAACGTTAATAAAGGAAGAAAAATCTGgagaattaataaataatataatagataatattaatgaaaataaatgtCAACTACTTACAAAAGAGGAAGAAAAAACTTCAATTCATTTTCTtgatattgataataatattattgatgaaaataatatattatcaaatattATGGATAcactaaaatatatagttataaATGGAAtgaaaatagaaatattCAAAAACTTGTATGAATTAaagcaaatatatatatctatggATGTATTTCATAATTATCCTATTATACCTTGTAATATGCCTATGAATAAtttaagtaaatatatatattactggATTGATTCAAATGATAAGAATGTAATTAAATCATTGGATCTCTTTTATGTACCAAATAAAGAAGATGTGAATAAAAAACTTCAACTcgttatatatgataaagaaaatcCTTTCCATTTTTATGTTACAGATGATTTATATGTTAATGAAAATAAGTTTAACAATGaaatgatgataaagaaCAATAGATATTCTGActttaataatgatgatagaaaaaataatagttgtgaaaaaaatgttatacgTATTCTATCGTATAATATTTTAGCAcctatatatacaaatactAAATATGCATTAGAAcatatgtttaaaaatatagatccatgttatttaaaaacaaattatagaTCCCACCTTTTAATACATgacattaataataattatgatattataagTTTACAAGAAGTTAGTGAATATTTACATAGTCATTTATTTTGTAcctttttaaatgaaaattatttttctaattataaaccaaaaaataattttggaAATGATGGATGCTCCTtatttgtaaataaaaagaaatttacattaattgaatataaaaattatgaatttaATCAAGTTATAAAAACAGATGAATTCAAAAGTATATATGAAacctttttaaatttatcaaAGGAATtagatgatataataaaagaaattaaaacaGTATTTCAAATaggaatatatatgcataaaaatacaaattccATATTCCTTATATCTAATACACATTTCTATTTTCATAGTTTAGCACAACATATAAGAGCTCTACAATCATATACTATTCTACATATATTacaaacattaaaaaaaaaatatcaactAACATATCCTGAGAAAGAAGTATACATCATATTAAATGGAGATTTTAATACAAATTTCGATTCAGaagtttttcattttatccAAGGAAAAGATATTTCGCCAACCTCCGATATATGGTTTAATGCAcaactttttaaaaaagaatttgaCGATCTAGATAAATATCCAAATCTATTcgaattagaaaaaaacaaaaataataatgaacaaTCTATAATAGGACCACATTTAGACAGAAAGAAATTTATGCCTCTCTATTCTGCATATACAAAACAAGATATTCAATTCACAAATTGGAATAACAATTTTATAGATGTTcttgattatatatttttatctacaaatataaaagtgAGAAAAGTCCTAAAAGGTATTGATAAAGAATGCTTTCAAAAATACAAAGGGGCCCTTTCTCCGATAAATCCTAGTGATCACATATCCATAGCTGCTGAGGTagaattatga